In Gammaproteobacteria bacterium, the following proteins share a genomic window:
- a CDS encoding quinone-dependent dihydroorotate dehydrogenase: protein MSFIVGLRNLFLKVLYRIFRPVIFLMDPEQAHYSLKKIGVFLGSNPLTRQLTSLLFNYEHKSLNIEVDGIKYRNPLGLSAGFDKDGELTKIYPALGFGLAELGSFTGEVCPGNPGKRLFRMVKSKSIVVWYGLNNLGAEKISTRLTDVNFGQLRVGINAAKSNVSPDFVLEESIRDYLKTLTLFKDIGDYFTINISCPNTQDGEPFVNEKNLSTLLNAVNERIRPISSKPIYVKLAADLTIDEINVIIDGCIEHKMDGVVLTNLAKPETNQEHIAAEYPSNLGVLPQGKGAMSGLPLQRISTSVIRHVYRRTRGELTIIGVGGIFTAKDAYEKITSGASILHMITTLIFDGPQNISEINRGLVLLLKEDGFTTLEQAVGSRNPLPALELTTPEELTPSEQHSGEVA, encoded by the coding sequence ATGAGCTTTATCGTTGGGCTAAGAAATTTATTTTTAAAAGTACTATACCGGATCTTTCGTCCGGTAATATTTTTAATGGATCCTGAACAAGCACACTATAGCCTGAAGAAGATTGGGGTGTTTTTAGGAAGCAACCCCTTGACTAGGCAACTAACGTCATTGTTATTTAACTACGAGCACAAAAGCTTAAATATTGAAGTCGATGGCATCAAATATCGCAATCCGCTGGGTCTGTCAGCAGGGTTCGATAAAGACGGTGAGTTAACAAAAATCTATCCCGCGCTGGGGTTTGGCTTGGCTGAACTTGGGTCATTCACCGGTGAAGTGTGCCCAGGTAATCCAGGTAAACGCTTATTTAGAATGGTAAAGTCAAAATCTATTGTTGTTTGGTACGGACTAAACAATCTCGGTGCAGAGAAAATTTCAACGCGCTTAACCGATGTTAATTTTGGACAGTTACGGGTTGGTATTAACGCGGCTAAATCAAATGTATCACCCGACTTTGTCCTAGAAGAATCAATTCGTGATTACCTTAAAACGCTGACCTTGTTTAAAGATATCGGAGATTATTTCACCATAAACATTAGCTGCCCTAATACTCAAGATGGTGAACCCTTTGTTAATGAGAAAAATTTGTCTACATTGCTTAACGCGGTCAATGAGCGAATTCGCCCAATATCTAGTAAGCCTATTTATGTCAAACTCGCAGCAGATCTCACTATTGATGAAATTAATGTCATCATTGACGGTTGTATTGAGCACAAAATGGATGGTGTTGTATTAACTAACCTTGCCAAACCAGAAACAAATCAAGAACATATTGCAGCTGAATACCCCTCTAATCTTGGCGTATTACCTCAAGGTAAAGGCGCAATGAGTGGACTGCCGCTGCAACGCATTTCGACCAGCGTTATCCGTCATGTTTATCGTCGTACTCGGGGTGAATTAACTATTATCGGGGTTGGCGGCATCTTTACCGCAAAAGATGCTTACGAAAAAATAACCTCAGGAGCCAGTATTTTACATATGATCACGACATTAATTTTCGATGGTCCGCAAAATATTAGCGAAATTAACCGCGGCTTGGTTCTGTTATTAAAAGAAGATGGCTTCACCACATTAGAACAAGCGGTAGGTTCTAGAAATCCGTTACCGGCATTAGAGCTCACTACACCGGAAGAACTAACGCCATCCGAGCAACATTCTGGCGAGGTTGCCTAA
- a CDS encoding 4a-hydroxytetrahydrobiopterin dehydratase, whose product MSNLSAQQCEACQADAPQVSDQELAELIKMIPDWVPVVRDGVMQLEREFKFKNFKLALAFTNKVGELAEAEFHHPGILTEWGKVTVTYWTHAIKGLHKNDFICAAKTDDLLKD is encoded by the coding sequence ATGTCTAATTTAAGTGCACAACAATGTGAGGCCTGTCAGGCAGATGCCCCTCAAGTTTCAGATCAAGAGTTAGCCGAACTAATAAAAATGATCCCTGACTGGGTCCCTGTGGTACGCGATGGCGTTATGCAACTAGAGCGTGAATTCAAATTTAAAAACTTTAAACTCGCCTTAGCGTTTACCAATAAAGTTGGCGAGCTTGCTGAAGCTGAATTTCATCACCCGGGCATCTTAACTGAATGGGGCAAAGTAACAGTAACTTACTGGACTCATGCGATTAAAGGCTTACATAAAAATGACTTTATTTGCGCGGCGAAAACAGATGATTTGTTAAAAGATTAA
- a CDS encoding phenylalanine 4-monooxygenase: MSKSSQYISKQSDENGFINWSDQENKIWSQLITRQLECIKGKACDEYLQGLEKLQLPIDRIPQLEDVSKVLRATTGWECAPVSALISFDKFFALLADKKFPVATFIRSSEDFDYLTEPDIFHEIFGHCGMLTNQAFADFTHKYGQIGLQANKQDRVYLARLYWFTVEFGLMKVNEKIKIYGGGILSSPGETQYVYSGQPQIIELDVLNVFRTPYRIDIIQPIYHTINSIDDLFDISNMDLLSLVEKAKKLGLHQPLFKAKKTTQQPLAS, encoded by the coding sequence ATGTCAAAGTCATCTCAATACATTTCTAAACAGTCCGATGAAAATGGTTTCATCAATTGGAGCGATCAAGAAAATAAGATCTGGTCCCAATTAATCACCCGCCAACTTGAATGCATTAAAGGCAAAGCTTGTGATGAGTACCTGCAAGGGCTCGAAAAACTGCAATTACCAATCGATCGTATTCCGCAACTTGAAGATGTCAGCAAGGTATTACGTGCCACTACAGGTTGGGAATGTGCGCCAGTATCAGCCTTGATCAGCTTCGATAAGTTTTTCGCACTGTTAGCCGATAAAAAATTTCCGGTCGCTACTTTTATTCGTAGCAGCGAAGACTTTGATTACCTGACCGAGCCAGATATTTTTCATGAGATATTTGGCCACTGTGGCATGTTAACCAACCAAGCCTTTGCTGATTTCACCCATAAATACGGCCAAATTGGCTTGCAAGCCAATAAACAAGATCGTGTTTACTTAGCTCGACTATACTGGTTTACTGTCGAATTTGGCTTGATGAAAGTTAACGAAAAAATTAAGATTTATGGCGGTGGCATCTTATCAAGTCCAGGGGAAACCCAGTATGTTTACTCGGGCCAACCACAAATAATCGAGCTCGATGTGCTCAACGTCTTTCGCACGCCGTATCGGATTGATATTATTCAACCCATTTACCACACGATCAACTCCATTGATGATCTCTTTGATATATCAAATATGGATTTATTGTCATTAGTCGAAAAAGCCAAAAAACTTGGGTTGCATCAACCGCTGTTTAAGGCAAAAAAAACGACTCAACAACCACTCGCAAGTTAA
- a CDS encoding sodium-dependent transporter, which translates to MSDLTVAGSVPVDSVATGKKRIQWSSRMAFILAAAGSAVGLGNIWKFPYITGENGGGAFVLVYLACILLIGIPVMMAEIMIGRRAQKNPADAMAALALEAKASKFWKGVGWMGVITGFLILSFYTVIAGWAVSYIFTSGSGAFTDITPDQAGAMFGDMLADPIRLLSWSTLVVIMTMYIVGRGVNAGLEKAVNYLMPGLLILILIMVGYAMSTGHFIEGVEFLFAPDFSKLSTESVLVALGHAFFTLSLASGAIMTYGSYLPKDTSIVKTSIAVAIVDTVVALLAGMAIFPIVFAYGLEPGAGPGLIFVTLPIAFGQMPFGIVFGTLFFVMLSIAALTSAISLIEPAVSWLTEKCKYSRLKACVTSGFVLWILGVGTVFSFNIWEQHKIFGKNFFELIDFLTANLMMPLGGLLVAIFSAWVINSKVAEQELGLGKGICFKLWQLTMRYLTPIGIVVVFLNALGVISL; encoded by the coding sequence ATGTCTGATTTAACAGTGGCTGGCAGCGTGCCCGTCGATAGCGTTGCAACAGGTAAAAAACGGATCCAGTGGTCGAGCCGAATGGCGTTTATTCTGGCGGCGGCAGGTTCAGCCGTTGGCCTGGGTAATATTTGGAAATTTCCCTATATCACTGGTGAAAATGGTGGTGGCGCTTTTGTTTTAGTTTACTTAGCCTGTATTTTATTGATCGGCATTCCCGTGATGATGGCCGAAATTATGATTGGTCGCCGCGCCCAGAAAAATCCCGCAGATGCGATGGCAGCTTTAGCGCTAGAAGCCAAGGCCAGTAAGTTTTGGAAGGGTGTTGGCTGGATGGGCGTTATTACCGGTTTTTTAATTTTAAGCTTCTACACCGTGATTGCAGGCTGGGCCGTTTCTTATATTTTCACCTCAGGCAGCGGTGCTTTTACTGATATAACACCCGATCAAGCCGGTGCCATGTTTGGAGATATGTTAGCCGATCCTATTCGTTTGCTCTCTTGGAGCACTCTAGTGGTTATCATGACAATGTATATCGTGGGTCGAGGCGTTAACGCTGGTTTAGAAAAAGCCGTTAACTATTTGATGCCGGGCTTGTTGATTCTTATTTTGATCATGGTCGGTTACGCTATGAGCACAGGCCACTTCATTGAAGGTGTTGAGTTTTTGTTTGCACCTGATTTTAGCAAACTGAGCACCGAAAGCGTGTTAGTCGCGTTAGGTCATGCATTTTTCACCTTAAGCTTAGCGTCTGGCGCGATCATGACATACGGCTCTTATTTACCGAAAGACACGTCAATTGTAAAAACATCAATCGCAGTTGCGATAGTAGATACCGTGGTTGCCCTCCTCGCTGGCATGGCAATTTTCCCAATCGTGTTCGCTTACGGATTAGAGCCGGGCGCAGGTCCAGGTCTAATCTTCGTGACCTTGCCTATCGCCTTTGGTCAAATGCCTTTTGGTATCGTATTTGGCACCCTGTTCTTTGTGATGTTGTCTATCGCAGCACTAACCTCGGCAATATCTTTAATTGAACCGGCCGTTTCTTGGTTAACCGAAAAATGTAAATACTCACGCCTTAAAGCCTGTGTTACTTCGGGTTTTGTATTATGGATCTTAGGTGTCGGTACCGTGTTCTCATTTAATATCTGGGAACAACACAAAATATTCGGCAAGAACTTCTTTGAGCTTATCGACTTCTTAACCGCAAACCTAATGATGCCATTAGGCGGTTTATTAGTCGCAATTTTCTCAGCATGGGTAATCAACAGCAAAGTTGCCGAACAGGAATTAGGACTGGGCAAAGGTATATGCTTTAAGTTATGGCAATTGACCATGCGTTATCTGACTCCAATCGGGATCGTGGTGGTATTCCTTAACGCACTTGGTGTAATTTCGTTGTAA
- the hppD gene encoding 4-hydroxyphenylpyruvate dioxygenase, whose protein sequence is MADLFENPMGLDGFEFVEFTALERGILEPVFELMGFSLVAKHRSKAVELWRQGNINFITNYEPKSHAAYYAQEHGASACGMAFRVKDAEFAYTSALEKGAQPVHIDTGIMELRLPAIKGIGGATLYLIDRYEEGKSIYDIDFIWIDGVDKNPEGCGFHTLDHLTHNVYRGRMDHWANYYEDLFNFREIRYFDIKGEYTGLLSKALTAPDGKIRIPLNEEAGSGGQIEEFLMKYNGEGIQHIAFACDDLFACWDRLKTKGIKFMTAPPETYYQMLDQRLPGHGEPIGELQSRGILLDGTTEGGETKLLLQIFSDTLLGPIFFEFIQRKKDDGFGEGNFKALFESIERDQIERGIIGKTA, encoded by the coding sequence ATGGCAGATTTATTTGAAAATCCGATGGGATTAGATGGTTTTGAATTCGTTGAATTTACCGCGTTGGAACGAGGTATTCTCGAGCCGGTTTTTGAACTGATGGGTTTTAGCTTAGTGGCCAAACATCGTTCTAAAGCCGTTGAATTATGGCGTCAGGGAAATATTAACTTTATTACTAATTATGAGCCAAAAAGCCACGCCGCTTATTATGCACAAGAGCATGGCGCCTCTGCTTGTGGCATGGCTTTTCGTGTTAAAGACGCTGAGTTTGCTTACACCAGTGCGTTAGAAAAAGGCGCTCAACCGGTTCATATTGACACTGGCATCATGGAATTACGCTTACCGGCGATTAAAGGCATTGGCGGTGCAACCCTCTACCTTATTGATCGTTATGAAGAAGGTAAGTCAATTTATGACATCGACTTTATTTGGATCGATGGCGTTGACAAGAATCCAGAAGGCTGTGGTTTTCATACCTTAGATCACCTTACGCATAACGTGTACCGTGGCAGAATGGATCATTGGGCTAACTATTATGAAGATCTGTTTAACTTCCGCGAAATTCGCTATTTCGACATTAAAGGTGAATACACTGGGTTGTTATCAAAAGCATTAACAGCGCCCGATGGCAAAATCCGTATCCCGCTTAATGAAGAAGCTGGCAGCGGTGGCCAAATTGAAGAGTTCTTAATGAAATACAACGGTGAGGGTATTCAGCATATTGCCTTTGCTTGTGATGATTTGTTCGCTTGTTGGGATCGTCTCAAAACTAAGGGCATAAAGTTCATGACCGCGCCTCCAGAAACCTATTATCAAATGCTCGATCAGCGTTTGCCTGGGCATGGCGAACCTATTGGCGAACTACAATCACGTGGCATTTTGCTGGACGGCACCACCGAAGGTGGAGAAACCAAGCTACTATTGCAAATATTCTCAGATACCTTGCTGGGTCCAATATTTTTTGAGTTTATTCAACGTAAAAAAGACGACGGTTTTGGTGAGGGCAACTTTAAAGCCTTGTTTGAATCGATTGAACGTGACCAAATTGAGCGTGGTATTATTGGTAAAACAGCCTAG
- a CDS encoding VOC family protein: MNIQRIHHVAYRCKDAKTTVNFYRDLLDMDFLLAIAENEVPSTKEPDPYMHVFLDAGQGNVLAFFEIPNSQAMGKDLNTPEWVQHIAFEVGTMDELLAAKDKLIAAGLSVLGPTDHTIFKSIYFFDPNGHRIELAVNTAKPGMLDELKRVAPAMLDEWAITKKAPQHAAWLHNGDDFPSASHSTGEKI, from the coding sequence ATGAATATTCAACGAATTCATCATGTCGCTTACCGTTGTAAAGATGCTAAAACCACGGTAAATTTTTATCGTGATTTACTCGATATGGATTTTTTATTGGCGATTGCAGAAAACGAAGTGCCATCGACCAAAGAGCCTGATCCTTATATGCATGTTTTTTTAGATGCAGGTCAGGGCAATGTCTTAGCCTTTTTTGAAATTCCTAATTCTCAAGCGATGGGCAAAGATCTTAATACGCCGGAGTGGGTCCAGCATATTGCGTTTGAAGTTGGCACGATGGATGAACTATTAGCGGCCAAAGACAAATTGATTGCGGCGGGGTTAAGCGTGCTTGGCCCGACCGATCACACCATTTTTAAATCAATTTACTTCTTTGATCCTAACGGTCACCGCATTGAATTGGCGGTTAACACGGCAAAACCTGGTATGTTAGATGAACTAAAACGTGTGGCACCAGCGATGTTGGACGAATGGGCTATAACAAAAAAAGCCCCTCAGCACGCTGCTTGGTTACATAATGGCGACGATTTCCCGAGTGCATCACATTCTACAGGAGAAAAAATATGA
- a CDS encoding fumarylacetoacetate hydrolase family protein: MKLASIKAGRDGALYVVKSDLTTMVSAQDIAPTMQAALDDWAAIEPLLNARSQALESGVIAGETFDQTACASPLPRAYQWADGSAYVNHVELVRKARNAEMPATFWTEPLMYQGGSDTFLAPHDPIVMPQSEGFGIDFEAEIAVITDDVPMGVDADDALNYVRLVMLVNDVSLRGLIPGELAKGFGFFQSKPSSAFSPVCVTPQELGETWQGGKLSLPLQSHFNGELFGKPDAGIDMTFHFGELIAHAAKTRPLAAGTIIGSGTVSNKLNDGPGKSVLDGGVGYSCIAEVRMIETIEQGKPSTAFMDFGDSIKIEMFDQQNKSIFGQIDQTVTKSE, translated from the coding sequence ATGAAACTTGCAAGCATTAAGGCAGGTCGAGACGGCGCGTTATATGTGGTTAAAAGTGATTTAACCACCATGGTTTCAGCGCAAGACATTGCGCCGACAATGCAAGCAGCATTAGACGACTGGGCAGCGATTGAACCCTTGTTAAACGCTCGTTCTCAAGCGTTAGAGTCTGGCGTAATAGCCGGTGAAACATTTGACCAAACCGCTTGTGCTTCACCATTACCACGGGCATATCAATGGGCCGATGGCAGCGCTTATGTTAACCATGTTGAGTTAGTGCGCAAAGCACGTAATGCTGAAATGCCAGCGACTTTTTGGACCGAACCATTGATGTATCAAGGTGGTTCAGACACATTTTTAGCGCCTCATGATCCGATTGTAATGCCGCAAAGCGAAGGGTTTGGCATTGATTTTGAAGCTGAAATAGCCGTGATCACCGATGATGTTCCGATGGGCGTCGATGCCGATGACGCACTGAACTATGTTCGTTTGGTGATGTTAGTAAATGACGTCTCGCTACGAGGTTTAATTCCTGGAGAATTAGCTAAAGGTTTTGGTTTTTTCCAGTCAAAACCATCGAGTGCCTTTAGTCCTGTTTGTGTCACGCCACAAGAGTTAGGCGAAACATGGCAAGGTGGTAAGTTATCATTGCCATTACAGTCTCATTTTAATGGCGAGCTGTTTGGCAAGCCAGATGCTGGCATTGACATGACTTTCCATTTTGGTGAATTAATTGCTCACGCCGCTAAAACCCGTCCGTTAGCTGCTGGCACCATTATTGGTTCTGGTACCGTATCGAACAAACTCAATGATGGCCCGGGTAAATCTGTGCTAGACGGTGGGGTTGGTTACAGCTGTATCGCTGAAGTTCGAATGATTGAAACCATTGAACAAGGCAAGCCGAGTACTGCGTTTATGGATTTTGGTGATTCAATTAAGATTGAAATGTTTGACCAACAAAATAAATCAATTTTTGGTCAAATTGATCAGACAGTCACTAAATCCGAGTAA
- the maiA gene encoding maleylacetoacetate isomerase, with amino-acid sequence MILYDYCRSSASYRVRIALNLKQIPYQQIAINLVTGEQCSASHTQRNAQQLVPAIDDNGVKLTQSLAICEYLDEAYFQTHQLIYGNAAQRSEIRAFALAIACETAPVNNLRVLKYLVAEMAVDEDKKLQWYQHWVNTTFTALEAQLAARTVQSTFCFGELPSLADVCLIPQIFNAKRFHIDMSAYPILSEIDRQCQRIAAFAKAHPDQQADAQ; translated from the coding sequence ATGATTTTATATGATTACTGCCGTTCATCCGCGTCATACCGCGTTAGAATTGCGCTCAATTTAAAACAAATACCTTACCAGCAAATAGCCATTAACTTAGTCACTGGTGAACAATGCTCGGCGTCACACACACAACGTAATGCTCAGCAATTAGTACCGGCGATCGATGATAACGGCGTTAAGCTGACGCAGTCTTTGGCTATTTGTGAATACCTTGATGAGGCTTATTTTCAAACGCATCAACTTATTTATGGTAATGCCGCGCAGCGCAGCGAAATTAGAGCGTTTGCATTAGCGATTGCCTGTGAAACAGCTCCGGTTAACAATCTGCGGGTATTAAAGTACTTAGTAGCTGAGATGGCGGTTGATGAAGATAAGAAATTACAATGGTATCAGCATTGGGTTAACACCACGTTCACCGCATTAGAAGCGCAATTAGCCGCACGTACTGTGCAATCAACGTTTTGTTTTGGTGAGCTGCCATCGCTCGCTGATGTGTGTTTAATTCCGCAAATATTTAACGCCAAACGCTTTCATATCGACATGAGTGCTTACCCCATTCTGAGTGAAATTGATCGGCAGTGCCAGCGTATTGCAGCGTTTGCTAAGGCGCATCCCGACCAACAAGCCGACGCCCAATAA
- a CDS encoding winged helix-turn-helix transcriptional regulator, which yields MAINDEVLLDLNGFFPYQFSILAQQMSEFIAQIYKKYDLSKIQWRILATVGQHSEISARDICLFTRLDKMQVSRAISKLMASGVLSQHTSDTDRRTNRLNLTTKGKALYQEIIPLVQAQELRLLEGLTTSERLQLKSLTLKLSGLLEPTSK from the coding sequence ATGGCTATCAATGATGAAGTACTATTAGATCTTAATGGTTTTTTCCCTTACCAGTTTTCGATCTTGGCTCAACAAATGAGTGAGTTTATTGCCCAAATATACAAAAAATATGACTTGTCAAAAATTCAATGGCGTATTTTAGCGACCGTCGGCCAGCACAGTGAAATATCAGCGCGTGATATCTGCCTATTTACTCGACTCGATAAAATGCAAGTGAGCCGAGCCATTAGCAAACTAATGGCGTCAGGTGTGCTGTCACAACATACCAGCGATACTGACCGTCGCACCAATCGATTAAACCTCACAACTAAAGGTAAAGCTTTGTACCAAGAGATTATACCTTTAGTGCAAGCACAAGAATTACGATTGCTCGAGGGGTTAACGACGTCAGAGCGCCTGCAATTAAAAAGCTTAACCCTGAAGTTAAGTGGCTTGCTCGAACCGACGAGTAAATAA
- a CDS encoding aspartate/tyrosine/aromatic aminotransferase, which translates to MFEHLNALPADPILGLITACNQDSNPNKVDLGVGVYKDESGHTPILQCVKTAEQFRTDTETSKVYIGPAGDAGFNRQMSSLIFGEHQVLEQNRSRTLSTPGGTGALRVAAEFIKACKSDATIWVSNPTWANHQSLFNAAGVKVASYPYYDYETKTLDFSAMMATLSQVGPGDVVLLHACCHNPSGMDLTQEQWQQVTALAKQQGFTPLIDMAYQGFGQGLELDAYGPRLMANELPEVLLCSSCSKNFGLYRERIGAFTLVAKDSVRADISFSVALAVVRGIYSMPPAHGAALVNTILSSDELTGQWHNELAVMRERIAFNRQMLVDKLIANGVERDFSFITRQSGMFSFLGITPEQVARLMNDYSIYMVDSSRISIAGISRNNVDYLAKSISEVIK; encoded by the coding sequence ATGTTTGAACATCTTAATGCTTTACCCGCAGATCCGATCCTTGGTTTGATCACTGCATGTAATCAAGACAGTAATCCGAATAAAGTCGACCTAGGGGTTGGGGTTTATAAAGATGAGTCTGGTCATACTCCTATTTTGCAGTGTGTTAAAACCGCTGAACAATTTAGAACCGATACTGAAACATCGAAAGTATATATCGGCCCCGCGGGAGACGCTGGTTTTAATCGCCAAATGAGCTCGCTTATATTCGGTGAGCATCAAGTTCTTGAGCAAAACCGTAGCCGTACCTTGTCAACCCCTGGCGGTACTGGGGCGCTGCGCGTTGCAGCCGAGTTTATTAAGGCCTGTAAAAGTGATGCAACTATTTGGGTCAGTAACCCAACGTGGGCTAATCACCAGAGCTTATTCAATGCGGCTGGCGTTAAAGTAGCATCTTATCCATATTACGATTATGAAACTAAGACGTTAGACTTTTCTGCAATGATGGCGACATTGTCACAAGTTGGTCCCGGTGATGTTGTGTTACTGCACGCTTGTTGTCATAACCCTAGTGGCATGGACTTAACTCAAGAGCAATGGCAGCAGGTTACAGCGCTGGCCAAGCAACAAGGTTTTACGCCGTTAATTGATATGGCATATCAAGGTTTTGGTCAAGGTTTAGAACTCGATGCCTATGGTCCACGTCTAATGGCCAATGAGTTGCCTGAAGTATTACTGTGCAGCTCGTGTTCAAAGAATTTTGGCCTGTACCGTGAACGTATTGGCGCTTTTACGCTGGTAGCCAAAGATAGCGTGCGGGCCGATATTTCATTTTCAGTCGCACTTGCTGTTGTGCGAGGTATTTACTCGATGCCGCCAGCGCACGGCGCGGCATTAGTTAATACTATTTTGAGTTCAGATGAATTAACTGGGCAATGGCATAACGAATTAGCGGTAATGCGGGAACGCATAGCCTTTAATCGTCAAATGCTGGTGGATAAACTCATTGCCAATGGCGTTGAACGCGACTTTAGCTTTATTACTCGTCAATCGGGCATGTTTTCATTTTTGGGCATAACACCAGAGCAGGTTGCACGACTAATGAATGATTACAGTATTTATATGGTTGATTCATCACGAATTAGCATTGCTGGAATTAGCCGAAACAATGTCGACTACTTAGCTAAATCGATTAGCGAAGTCATAAAATAA
- a CDS encoding DMT family transporter: MAYLLLALTTLFWAGNFVLARMFHLDIPPVTMATLRWSLAWLLIAPFVIPKIIAQWSVIRQHYKILLALSIIGVASFNTLIYCGLQLTTATNGTLLQSAIPIMILILSATVLRENISKRQWTGVGISTLGVLLLISKGDFSNLLALQINDGDLWILAAVLCWAVYSILLRWRPQEIDGFTLFGITVTVTVVVLWPLALLELQTAPAIQFSISSAATIGYMAIFPSILAYLFWNRGIAELGAAKAGLFIHLMPMYGIILSATFLNERVEYFHLLGILLIFSGIYLAVITKGFFRTLLRQ, from the coding sequence ATGGCTTATCTACTACTGGCACTGACCACATTATTCTGGGCGGGAAATTTTGTGCTCGCTCGCATGTTTCACCTTGATATTCCACCAGTTACCATGGCCACGTTACGCTGGAGTTTGGCTTGGTTGTTGATTGCTCCTTTTGTTATTCCCAAAATAATCGCGCAATGGTCAGTAATCCGCCAACATTATAAAATATTACTGGCCTTATCGATTATTGGCGTCGCGAGTTTTAACACCTTAATATATTGTGGGCTTCAATTAACAACCGCCACTAATGGCACCTTGTTGCAATCTGCTATTCCAATCATGATCTTGATTTTATCGGCCACGGTGTTAAGAGAAAACATCAGTAAACGCCAATGGACTGGCGTTGGCATTTCAACCCTCGGGGTGCTCCTGCTAATCAGCAAAGGCGATTTTAGCAATTTATTGGCATTACAGATAAACGATGGCGATTTGTGGATCCTAGCAGCTGTTTTGTGCTGGGCGGTATATTCCATTTTATTACGCTGGCGCCCACAGGAAATTGATGGTTTTACCCTGTTTGGTATTACCGTTACCGTAACTGTTGTGGTGTTATGGCCGCTGGCCTTGCTGGAATTGCAAACGGCACCAGCCATTCAATTTAGTATCAGCTCGGCAGCAACAATAGGCTATATGGCGATATTCCCTTCGATTTTAGCTTATTTATTTTGGAATCGGGGCATCGCTGAGCTTGGTGCAGCTAAAGCAGGACTTTTTATTCATTTAATGCCGATGTACGGAATCATCCTTAGCGCGACCTTTCTTAATGAACGGGTGGAGTATTTTCATCTACTGGGAATTTTATTGATTTTTTCTGGTATTTACTTAGCTGTTATTACCAAAGGTTTTTTTCGCACCCTGCTAAGGCAATAA